TGGCAAAATGACAATGCCAGCGAAAATAGAAATTTTAGATAAAGTTAATCGCATGACTCTTCTCAAAGTGATTCTAAAAGAAGGGCGCAATCGCCAAATTCGCAGAATAGCAGCACTTATAGGACATCCAGTTCAAGATTTGCAAAGGATATCGATCTCAAATATAAACTTAAATGGACTACAAGAGGGGGAATGGCGAGAGCTAAAGACAAAGGAATGGATTTCAATTATTAATTAAAATATTTCATTTTATGGCTTTAAATTTTCTCTTTAAAAAATCCTCATCAAGCTTATCAGATGAGCCTGATAAATCTAGTTCTGATAATGACTTTTCTGAAGCAATTAATTTATTTAAGACTCAAAGAAAGAGAGTTGGGATTTCATTCGATCAATTATCTAAGGAGACAAAAATCTCAAAGAATGTACTAATTGCTATTGAAAATGGATGGAAAAAGTATATACCAGAAAAAACCTATTTAATTTCAATGATCAAGCTTCTTGAGATTAAGCTCAATTTAAATAGAGGAAGTTTAAATGGTTTGTTAGAAGGAAACGGTAAAGTTACTAATATATCTAGTTTTAAATTTAATTTTATAAATATAGACTTTCTTAACAGCTGGATTGGAAGCTTATTGTATATTATTTTTATGCTTTCATCGATATTAGCTCTGAATAGTCAACAAAGATATCTTATCAAAATCAATAGCATCTCGACTGAACCTATAATTACAGAAAAGAATAATATAAAAAATAGAAATATAATTAATACCAAACAAAGTCAGTGACTTTATCTTTTATTTGCTTTAGCTAAATCACCATATTTTTTTAAAGCCTCTTGAATATTCAAATCATTTCTTGATAATCTCCATGACCAATTATTTTCTATTGTGCCAGGTTTATTTAATCGAGAACTATTATCAAGATTTAATAAATCCTGCATAGGCGCTACAAATAATTTGGCTTTAGTTTTCATGCCAATTCGAATCAATTCCCAAGAAGTGAAATTTTCAAAATCAAGAATCCTTTCTCTGATTTGTTCTTTTCTGTCTTGTTCCATTTCTCTCCACCAGCCTTGAGATGTTGAATTATCGTGGGTTCCTGTATAAACAATCCAATTTTCATCTTTGATATTCTCTGGCAAATAGGGATTATCTAAATTTCCATCAAAAGCAAATTGGAGTATTTTCATCCCTGCTAATTCATAATAATCTCGTAACTTTTCAACTTTTTCTGTTATTAGACCTAAGTCTTCAGCAACTAAAGGAAGCAAGCCACTGCAATCTTTTTTAATTAAACCTAGTATCTCTTTACCAGGAGAAGGCAACCAAAAGCCATTCTCAGCTGTTTTATCTTTACCAGGAATTGCCCAAAAAGCTTCAAGAGCACGAAAATGATCAAGACGTAAGAAATCTACTTGTTCTAGATGTCTTGAAATTCTTTTTCTCCACCATTTATATTTACTAGCTTTGTGCCTGCTCCAACGATACACAGG
The sequence above is drawn from the Prochlorococcus marinus str. MIT 1013 genome and encodes:
- a CDS encoding helix-turn-helix domain-containing protein — encoded protein: MALNFLFKKSSSSLSDEPDKSSSDNDFSEAINLFKTQRKRVGISFDQLSKETKISKNVLIAIENGWKKYIPEKTYLISMIKLLEIKLNLNRGSLNGLLEGNGKVTNISSFKFNFINIDFLNSWIGSLLYIIFMLSSILALNSQQRYLIKINSISTEPIITEKNNIKNRNIINTKQSQ